The sequence aattagttttgtgaggtgccgTCGCTCACAAAACACTGCCTTACACTTGCATCCGTAAGCCTAGgctgctgactcgttgccttatcagaaaatgacttgtaaggcagcgttttgtgcatgaaggcacctcatgAAACTAATTTCGGACCGACTTCTAAAGGTGGAGATCCCcttgtccgtgcaacacttgTCACGCCGCGCtctactttattcctatgggtgacgtcaagtgactttaatgcgcccgcatagcattccgggaaggcagtgctgcatttgaaccgatttgaacacacAAGATAGCAAAagacagcaaaatagagagagctttggtgagaactaaacatttaattactacagtagtgattTGTCGCTAGAAATTATATTAGAAgtgtaatatgttggtaaaaatcgtacatttacacacaaactgacctgCAAACGCAACTTCTCTACGCCATCTTTTTTCCCCAGTTTAACTGTCACTGATGggaagcacaggattgtgggatatcaaaggcagcgaaggacacgtgtgctgccttcaaaaatcgatcagatgaaggtatgtCAGGAGATAGGAAGTggagcaaacattagattcggacgcagcttgatgccttcctgccttcaaatgtgtcctccgaaggcaacattttccaggttttggacgcagccattgtctgataaggcagcgagacaagtcagctgcctaggttcaGACACAGCCTAAATGTCCCGCTAGTGCACTCTCCTTCTCTTCCCCCATCATGTGTATACGCCCACTATTGCTGATTGGCAAAGTGTTGCGGTGATCTTTACACTCACTTTACACCCACACAGAATAGTACATctagcaaatatattttttccaacAGCATTACACAGATATTGCTTACTGCACCTTTGATTGCAAATTGGACACTCAAAAGACCTAATACCTTCCTGTTTCAAATGGAGGAtatttataaaacataaaaaaagccAATTTTGACCATTTGATTTTTCATTGGAGATTGTTTCCTCCCAAACGGTTTCTGTATTAATATATTTGCTTATGTAAATCTCTATAAATGTTGTTTTGCAGCAGCTTATGCTGCcatcacgtgctatcggaatttTTGTAAATACTAGTTTCCTAGTTTAAACAAAATCACGACTTCAGTGGGATGTAGGAAATTCCCGATAgaacgtgaaggcagcattaataCTATAAATCCCAACTGACTGAACATCGGAAATCAATGCAGCACAAagacaaataatataaatttgtGAGGTGATTAGGAAAGTACCTTGAACAGAGAAAACTTTGGTCTGAGGAAGTGTTTTATTAGAATCAACTGCTGAGTGACATGCAGCTTTTGTAAGCAGACTAGCCTTTACGTTTATTTCAGCCCTCagccaaaataataaaataaaaaataaaccacCATGATGTGATTGTGTTTTGAATGTTCCAAAGCCATAAATGAAGAGACTCCGCAGGTGCCACAGACGGTGCGTTGACTTCACTTTTTCTTGGGCTGATTAGGTGTGTTGAATTTGAAGAAGATGATGTCACCATCTTCCACAACGTAGTTCCGTCCTTGTTGTCTGTACTTCCCTGCAGACTGCAAGCATTCAACAACATTGTCAATTTTCAACTTTTAACAACCCACGCTATTTTCTATTATCTTTTCAAAATCTTACTTTAGCTGCATTTTCACTGCCTTCCTCCTTAAAGTCTATAAATTTCATGACTTCAGCCATAATGAAGCCTTTCTCAAAGTCTGTGTGGATCTTTCCAGCTGCTTGCGGGGCCTTGGTGCCTTTCTGTAAGACACGTgaatatttcagagctgcatcAGAAATCCACGTTAAAGTGTCTGTAGGCATGTGTTTTGCTCACCCTGATGGTCCATGCACGGACTTCGTCAGGTCCGGCTGTGAAGAAGTACTCCAGCTGCAAGGCTGCATACCCATTCTTGATGATCTTAGTCAGAATACTGAAATGAAGAATTAAAGATTCACAACGTAAAAATCTTCAAGGCAAGAATTATGATAATCACTACAATATGATTGACTGGCTCAGCATTTAGAGCACGGATGGGCGACTTCaatcctggagggccactctcctgcagagtttagctccgaCTCTAATCAAATACACCTAaacaagctaatcaaggtcttcaggattactagaaaGCTACAGGCAAGAGAGTTTTATCTCTGCAGGACAGTAGCCCTTCCATGACCGAAGTTGCCCATGTCTGATTTAGAACATAAGTTTAGTATGGCGGAAAATGCTTTTTGCATGTGAAAAAGTATGAAGTTTGTTAAATtcagcaaagagaagccaatcCTGACCtctgtgttttgttttcctcaCAATATTTCTGTTTCTCTTCATCAGTCATGTCCTGATACTTGCTCTCAAATCCCCCACTGAACGGGATGACCAGCGCACCTGGATCATGAGTGTCAACCCACTCCTTGATCTTCACCAACCTACAAAAGAAAAGACAGCAAATGTTTTACATCAGGTAATGAGTGTGGGACCCCTGGGGACAAAAGCCAGTTCTCCATCGGGGGGCCAACTGAACTGTTACAGCACAAATGTTTTTACAACCACGATATTGGACTACATACAGTTTTTGCAGTTCTATTGAGCAACTCATCTCTCCATTATATAAGTAGAATACTGCTCTCCAAGTGTACTGGAGTAATGACAACTGAGAAATCGCAATTCAAGATCAAACAGGTCATGCCATGAAAGGAAAAGTCCAtccaaaatttttaattttttaccttcatgttgttccaaacctgtatgactttctgcaGTGGAGCACAGAAGATATTTAGAAGATATTAGTAACCCAACAGTTttggttcccattgacttccattgtatttttTGTCCACACTAGACAAAAATATGACACTGAAAGTCATAcagtttggaacgacatgagtaaattatatttatttgtggACTCAGAGGCAAGACACATCACTATCAGGCTTTAATGTAAAAAGTAAGTATTTTAAGATATTCATAACAATCAATTAACACCTATGAAATCATTTTTGCCTCAGTTGGATAAGCAAAATAAAGTAGCTCATGGAGGTGCGCAGACTTTCAAAACTAAAAAAGGGggatacaaaaaaattatttgaaagctgaattcaataaacttaaaggtgcagtaatcaaatttctgagaaacactgttGAAAAAGGATTGGACCAAGCAGCACAATACACTTTTAATCAGCAGTAGAGGATGTACACACATGATGGGtgaagagagagagtgagcaagaGAGAGATTTAAAGAAAGACTGTAGAAAGGTGGCTATGAGTCATTACAAAAGACAAAAGGTCACCGGGAAAAAAGGGTTATGTTCAGGCAAGAGCTTTAGCTCACGTTAATATCAGAAAAGCTTTGGAGTGCTCAACACCCAGACAGGAAGGCTTGAAAACACATGCAGAGATTGCGTTGTTTCTGCTCCATGCGCAAGTAACACTGGTTTTGCCATGTTTCACAGAACCAAGATATACTGTAGTTGATGTTAGCTATAGTAACAGTAGAGTTTTGAGTGTCATTGTTTGTCTGGAGATGGTGTGCTGCTGGTGACTACCAACAAACTTATATATGTGTACTGCATGTTCATTTTTTGTCCTTGTGATTCATGTCATCTTCgctttatttttcataaaatattattttgcgttacttcagctgtgataaagagACATCCACTTTTGTATTACATGTTTGTGCATTTTGGGGGCGGAGCAAtgaaagtgtgtttgtttgggttgATTTAAAATACTGAGTGTTTTTCAAAAATCGTTTACTGCACCATTAACATTTGAAGAATTCTTGGTACGTTGGCCAGTAGATTGAGACTTTTTTCACGTGGTCTAAAGGATGTGTAAGACCAGCACAGAAAGGATTTACTAACAGAAGCCACTCAGCTAAGATTTTCTCTCACCATTTATTCTTTTTCCTAATGTAATCTTTCTCTGAGAGGTTTACCAAATAGATCATTGGCTTGGATGTCAGGAACAGATACTTATTCAAGACCTCAAtctgaaaaacaacaaaaaacagttAGTGAATAAGTAATACTTCTGAGCAATTTAAGGCAGATTATAGAGTGCTGCAGGTAGAGTGCTGCATATTTTTGTGAGCCAACCCAGAAGCTAGTATCAGACTTTGCGGAAAATAAGTTTAAGGTTTTTTTAAAGGCAATTTAAGTTTCATCAGGAAAATCTTTATGAATGAACACatcttttatgaattttagGGTTGAAACATAGTAAAAAGCTAGGCTATAAACTACATTACATGACTTTCACCTCATCACCACTAAGCTTCCAGCAACTGTTGAAATACCgaaatatttcattaaaaaaatttaaaaaatccgAGACAAAAATGTTTTAGAAAAAAGTGGATCATTACTGATGTATTTCATGTCTTAAAATAAAACTTGAAAATGTCTTGAACTTGTGTTAAATCACAAACCTCATTTCAGACATTTAACCAAAAATCCAACACGGTTAATTCGGGGAAATGGAAGTGCAAATATATAAACTCGTTTCCAGGTTTTAGGGCTCATTCCTGCATCTCTATTTTAGATTacaaataataagaaaaaaagattttaaccTCTTTGTCGTTCCATTCATGGTAAAAACGGACATGCTTCTTTTCATCAACCACCCAGGACTTTATTTTACACATGATGTCCTGAAAGCAGAGAAAACTGTCAGTGCATGTCTCTGCAGGCTTTCTGTTCAAGTAAAGTAGGAAGAAGGTTTTATTTCTGCATACTGGGATATATAGTTCACTCACATATTCAGGTTTGAGTTTTTTGTCTCCACCCCTGACCGCGGTTTTCTCCAGCTTATCTATGATTGGCCCAATCATCTCTTCATCCTTCAACCTCAGCTCCTCATGAATGATCTCAATATCCCTAACTGGGTCAACACACCCCTCAACATGGATAATATCTTCATCCTCAAAAGCTCCTACAAACAAACAGTtacatatcattttttttaatacaaagaTATTTTGGCCAAAGAACTTCCACACAAATTCCACAATATTTCCAGATTTATCCAGgatacaaatatacatttctatgTAGAGAAATAATAACGCTgcaaatttaaatgtaattttcccTAAATCCATGCAggtttttttatattgtgatatCAAAAAGCTTAGGTTTTTATTTGACACATATTGTTCAATTCGGTCTACTAATTCTGTCTAACTACTGGGTaacttacaaaaaaagaaattcttaaaatataaatttatttttagaaaCTCAGTGGTTTGTAATGCCAATCTACTCACGCGTCATGTGAAAGATGGAATCACAGGCACTGATGTGGGAGAGGAAGGCATTTCCCAAACCTTGGCCTGCGTGAGCCCCTTTTACTAAGCCAGCAATATCCACCACATTCAGAAATGCAGGAACCTTACTGGAGGGAAAGGTAAGAGAGAAATTAACACTAGGACTAGGAGCAGGAGGTGTTGATAAATGTATTATGCAGACATGCAGGGAGCACCTGGCTGGTTTATGATACTGGCAGAGGAAGTCATAGCGCTCATCTGGAATGGGCACACGGCTCTCGTTTGGGTCGATGGTGCAAAAGGGAAAATTCTCAGCCGCTGCCTGACTCTTTGTCAGAACATTGAAGAATGTTGACTTTCTGAAACCAACACAAATGAACTGCAATAAGGACAAGAACATGGATCACTGACATTTTGTTATGCATAAAGTAAGAAATAGATGCTATACATACAGAGACACAAGCTGCGAAATAACACTCTGTCTAGTATGTACTACATCACCTCACGCTCTAAAAAGCACATTCTATTATGAATATGggtagtatgaatgaaatcattaCGAAGAACATGTGCCATGTTGTCACTGCCACATTCCTTCCCCGCAATTCACAACTCCTCTCTTCAGTGGCTTCATGggacagtaaagtgtccatcaaaTGCACACCCAAAGTAGTAGGTCAACCAGGTACTGTTTTTTGAATACTATTTTTCTGGTGTACTGTTTTTCGCATCCTATATCGTATGAAAGTAGGCAAATTCAGACACAGTGCCAATTTGTTGCCATTCAAAGACCACTTCCTATCACGTGGCAGAATGATATCACTCTCATAACTGACCAAGACCGTGAGTCACCGTACTTCtaataattttacacaataTAGCAGGACAAGTCTGCATTAGGCacaaagtaaaagaaataaaaagtgTGCCAAGCATTCACACAGCATTCAATGATCTTTCTCAGTCTGACACTATTCCTCCAATGATGCCAAACAAGACACAGCACACACTCATAAAGCCAAAATGCCAGCTGGAAGAGACACATACCCTACATTTGGTAACCCAACAATTCCAATTTTCAAGGAAGTCCCGAAACGTCCAATCAGGGGGGGTTGTTTTGGTCCATCTCCACCCTTTTTTGGAGGCATCTGTGGAGAAAAACAAACCTTCTTTCACTTTGACGCATTACATAATTAAGAGACAAACACAACCAGTCACGTAGCTACCACACCTTTTTAGGAGCCATGGTAAAATGTTATCAGTCTCTTGCAATATTACGAATGGAGTATATTTTGCATAATTAAGATGCGGTAGAAGCCACCCAACGTGTGACTTCGCCTGGCTATCTGCAGAAACTAGCTGCCATTTCACGACAGTAAAACTAATGGTACCAGGTTCCCAAAATAGCCCCCACATTGAGTGTAAACTGACCGGCCTTATTCACTGTAAGAGAGGCTAAATATATGCCACTCCCTGGACCAGAGAAGGAATATATCATATCACTGCTTATAAATCCCTGCATCGCAGCCAAGTGACAGCCGGGTTAGTAGAGGTAGGGGTGCTTCATCGTTTGCTAGGAAGCCAACAGTGCACACATGTGCAGCCAGGGCATCAATACCCCTATCCCCAGTTCATTACTGTGTGTAACGTAGCAGGTTAGCATGCCGGTCATTCGAAGGGGACAATATGCAATGAAAACagacaatttaaacaaaaatacacGTCTTAGcgatgtatatataaatatgatcaAGCCTACGCTTATATCACCTTGATATCGCACTATGTCTGAAAGCAGATGGGGAATTTCGCTGTGCTCAAATGAACACACGCTGCTCCACACTTCGGCTGATGAAACGCAAAGAATGTGCATACCGGAAGAGTCCTGAATCCTCACATTGATTGGTCGCAACATGTTACGATAGAATGACGTTAGGGTATGACGTACACACACCTAAGGAATGGTGTAATGGCAACATTTTGTGTTCTATATCATTacaaacaaaatcaaaaacatttaatacgATATTGTTCACAGTTTACCCACTTTCCATCTAAGTTTAACCAAGacatgaaagtaaaaaaaaaattgtttgtttgtttagtgCAACCAGAAACTGTGCCTCATATTTTCTGGAATTAAATATATGGTAAGTAGTTTATTTATAGATATTATTACAGggactacaaaaaaaaaaaatatgttctagTATTGTATTAGTTCGCTAGTGCATTTCTTTATTTTCCCACTAGGGGTCAGTATCTCCTTTAGTGTTTTTTGGGGTTCATCTTCCATTATATTTTGCACGTGCTATGGCTGCTCTCTAATAGTGATATGTGTTGAGGCAGCAGGAAAAAAGTTTGTTACACTCAAT is a genomic window of Pseudorasbora parva isolate DD20220531a chromosome 12, ASM2467924v1, whole genome shotgun sequence containing:
- the ola1 gene encoding obg-like ATPase 1 isoform X2 gives rise to the protein MPPKKGGDGPKQPPLIGRFGTSLKIGIVGLPNVGKSTFFNVLTKSQAAAENFPFCTIDPNESRVPIPDERYDFLCQYHKPASKVPAFLNVVDIAGLVKGAHAGQGLGNAFLSHISACDSIFHMTRAFEDEDIIHVEGCVDPVRDIEIIHEELRLKDEEMIGPIIDKLEKTAVRGGDKKLKPEYDIMCKIKSWVVDEKKHVRFYHEWNDKEIEVLNKYLFLTSKPMIYLVNLSEKDYIRKKNKWLVKIKEWVDTHDPGALVIPFSGGFESKYQDMTDEEKQKYCEENKTQSILTKIIKNGYAALQLEYFFTAGPDEVRAWTIRKGTKAPQAAGKIHTDFEKGFIMAEVMKFIDFKEEGSENAAKSAGKYRQQGRNYVVEDGDIIFFKFNTPNQPKKK
- the ola1 gene encoding obg-like ATPase 1 isoform X1; the protein is MAPKKMPPKKGGDGPKQPPLIGRFGTSLKIGIVGLPNVGKSTFFNVLTKSQAAAENFPFCTIDPNESRVPIPDERYDFLCQYHKPASKVPAFLNVVDIAGLVKGAHAGQGLGNAFLSHISACDSIFHMTRAFEDEDIIHVEGCVDPVRDIEIIHEELRLKDEEMIGPIIDKLEKTAVRGGDKKLKPEYDIMCKIKSWVVDEKKHVRFYHEWNDKEIEVLNKYLFLTSKPMIYLVNLSEKDYIRKKNKWLVKIKEWVDTHDPGALVIPFSGGFESKYQDMTDEEKQKYCEENKTQSILTKIIKNGYAALQLEYFFTAGPDEVRAWTIRKGTKAPQAAGKIHTDFEKGFIMAEVMKFIDFKEEGSENAAKSAGKYRQQGRNYVVEDGDIIFFKFNTPNQPKKK